From a region of the Drosophila virilis strain 15010-1051.87 chromosome 3, Dvir_AGI_RSII-ME, whole genome shotgun sequence genome:
- the Grip163 gene encoding uncharacterized protein Grip163, giving the protein MEAARNSNESVFNIVTKIAELLSQDERAQAEQAAAAAEMPSPASVANKRTKIYESLLSPRSANPSPPRLDRLPECQKLLDEQCANLNSTLGNEIPSCLLNICSAQEEQKQQPESSKSCVYWQNKILLARPLRLLPNPCQDWQFPGRPQGPPLLRSVENMRDSIKPIEFRRQSEFQVSDLDVMRSAQKSQKKTILACSVLKDSMSRINESRRGPRRVKINLPLRDKGQVSAKESDPNKGLTLTITSEKHFVTDKLVSNELKWHQDQTLQLMYIKLPLLIDHLKQAAAGLQSDTIVCTDDGNFMLKPHITLSVVLPEVLAEFAEPFLASGRAYRRLSARTQWQHAPNRIERPLNRTMRQAIITFLTNSRLFLLSLSVNNLPQLLRGAGPAMEMLQQMDQMFQAEPSLNNAEGMNGMCGMSLLSFVWSAINVGINCEFSQLLMYLLRSLCGTYFAQLQRWLYQGELEEPFNELFIKCCPHKMMHERSKEFFDKGYYVRTDIVPGFLAGCEQAILQCGKYNRFLKTYNPQHAVFNLKYPDLIVCLSEQQLMKMRKELELHYEQILQNIQPFKMQSILAEQTESSRRFGNRMWDCTQSHIAAWEQRQRDLQLKANAVKQKRYEELNEQREQQEQLRMEQRRLGLVFELGYQRKCEQLEEMRLKQEKEGLEEQIAALKKATAPIQMTVADTSPDDSTSSGRSYVSCEELDPEELAKVKPESVTTRPDQADVLNSNETDMEMARNRMRNNSSEQFQECQMEVQLQKDVTTTSVGNYTEVERNRMRVLNCTVQRTKLPPDLNMNLEDLTDLQRNRQRMQQHNTFGSLNSEEDAASESEKRLLHSDTELARNRRHVMEGDFTISGGLGNAMHLPLEPHKLCVESTLGTETPMSTTSDVEIEVDIPNELVDAANNNSINSSANCDTNLDNEDRTAAAAVVEPEAVALKREPVFSLPTLQLDTSQANGAEQIQKIGHNPFIIKRYMQLSVMIPLKSHLSLLRNEVLRIFHEQHVFEHFCQLRKYFFLLDGEFGTLLIVGILEQIESGVVPHSLCQKGVLDAILNNALINRAADGTGAAVVADNLALNCTNIPEAFDLMDINVLSIFKLDCKMEWPLNLVFSGETMDKYAQIFSHLIKLRHVSFIMERAYLDFQQSSRLHGRPLQQSSQYRHLQMVRHKLSHFVITLQNHLVTNALEGTWKSFTDELITVDSVEGLYQRHVEYLKEIAFFSLLNRRSAKFRETIDNILVIALRFCKILNSKPFVLDDEQQFVHPRYKRLVYEEAEFEKFIRYAIYLGNKVAASGYQEKIVDLIRIINYNNYYNVADSTN; this is encoded by the exons atGGAAGCAGCTCGCAATTCCAACGAGAGCGTTTTCAACATAGTCACCAAAATAGCCGAGCTACTGTCGCAGGATGAGCGCGCCCAAGCCGagcaagcagctgcagctgcagagaTGCCTTCGCCAGCTTCAGTTGCCAATAAACGCACAAAAATCTACGAATCTCTGCTGTCGCCACGTTCGGCGAATCCATCGCCTCCTCGATTGGATAGGCTACCTGAGTGTCAGAAGCTATTGGACGAACAGTGCGCGAATTTAAATTCCACACTAGGCAACGAGATTCCAAGCTGTCTTCTCAACATATGCTCAGCTCAAGaggaacaaaaacaacaaccagaGTCATCGAAATCCTGTGTATACTGGCAAAACAAGATTTTGCTGGCCAGGCCGCTAAGACTGCTGCCAAACCCCTGCCAGGATTGGCAATTCCCGGGCAGACCACAGGGCCCacccctattaagatcggtggAAAATATGCGAGACTCAATAAAGCCCATCGAATTTCGCCGGCAGTCCGAGTTTCAGGTGAGCGATCTGGACGTGATGCGCAGTGCCCAAAAGAGCCAGAAGAAAACCATTTTGGCCTGCTCAGTGCTGAAGGACTCCATGTCGCGTATAAATGAATCCAGAAGAGGACCACGACGTGTTAAGATTAACCTGCCGTTGCGGGACAAAGGCCAAGTGTCGGCAAAAGAATCCGATCCTAATAAAGGCTTAACGCTGACCATTACATCTGAGAAGCATTTTGTCACGGATAAGCTTGTAAGCAACGAGCTTAAATGGCACCAGGATCAGACATTGCAATTGATGTATATCAAGCTGCCCCTCCTCATCGATCATCTAAAGCAGGCTGCAG CTGGTCTGCAATCTGATACGATTGTCTGCACGGACGACGGCAATTTTATGTTGAAACCACATATCACACTGAGCGTTGTGCTGCCCGAGGTGCTGGCAGAATTTGCGGAACCATTCCTGGCCTCTGGCAGGGCCTATCGGCGACTGAGCGCACGTACTCAATGGCAGCACGCACCAAATCGCATCGAACGTCCTTTGAACCGA ACCATGCGTCAGGCCATAATAACGTTCCTCACGAATAGCCGACTCTTTTTGCTATCGCTGTCTGTCAACAATTTGCCACAACTGCTGCGCGGCGCAGGTCCCGCCATGGAGATGCTGCAGCAAATGGATCAGATGTTTCAGGCTGAGCCCAGTC TCAACAACGCCGAAGGCATGAACGGAATGTGCGGAATGAGCCTGCTGAGCTTCGTTTGGTCAGCTATTAATGTGGGCATCAACTGTGAATTTTCCCAATTGCTTATGTACCTGTTGAGGTCGTTGTGCGGCACATACTTCGCCCAGCTGCAGCGTTGGCTTTACCAGGGCGAGCTCGAGGAACCCTTCAATGAGCTTTTCATCAAGTGTTGCCCGCACAAGATGATGCACGAGCGCAGCAAGGAGTTTTTCGACAAGGGCTACTATGTACGGACCGATATAGTGCCTGGCTTTCTGGCGGGCTGCGAACAGGCCATTCTGCAATGCGGCAAGTACAACCGTTTCCTTAAGACTTACAATCCTCAG CATGCggttttcaatttaaagtaTCCCGACTTGATTGTATGCCTGTCGGAGCAacagttaatgaaaatgcgaAAAGAGCTGGAGCTACACTACGAGCAGATACTGCAGAACATCCAGCCATTTAAGATGCAAAGCATCTTAGCGGAACAAACAGAGAGCAGCCGACGCTTTGGTAATCGCATGTGGGACTGCACTCAGTCGCACATTGCTGCCTGGGAGCAGCGCCAGCGTGATTTGCAATTGAAGGCGAACGCAGTGAAACAAAAACGCTATGAAGAGCTTAATGAGCAACGGGAGCAACAGGAACAGTTGCGTATGGAGCAGCGACGTTTGGGACTGGTGTTTGAGCTAGGATACCAGCGAAAGTGCGAACAGCTGGAAGAAATGCGCTTGAAACAGGAGAAGGAGGGTTTGGAAGAGCAAATTGCTGCCTTAAAAAAGGCCACAGCACCGATTCAAATGACCGTCGCGGACACGAGCCCAGACGACAGCACAAGCAGTGGTCGCAGCTATGTTTCTTGCGAGGAATTAGACCCCGAGGAACTGGCGAAGGTTAAGCCAGAGTCAGTCACAACACGCCCCGATCAGGCCGATGTGCTGAACTCGAATGAGACCGATATGGAAATGGCTCGCAATCGTATGCGCAATAATTCCTCTGAACAGTTTCAAGAATGTCAAATGGAAGTACAGCTGCAGAAAGACGTGACGACAACCAGCGTAGGCAACTACACAGAAGTCGAACGAAATAGGATGCGAGTTCTTAATTGTACGGTACAGCGAACTAAATTGCCGCCAGATTTGAACATGAATCTCGAGGATCTCACAGATTTACAGCGCAATCGTCAGCGCATGCAGCAACACAACACGTTCGGCTCATTGAATAGTGAAGAGGATGCGGCCAGTGAGTCCGAGAAGCGTCTACTGCATTCGGACACGGAACTTGCTCGCAATCGCCGCCATGTTATGGAAGGAGACTTCACGATCAGTGGAGGTTTAGGCAATGCCATGCATTTGCCATTGGAGCCGCACAAGCTATGCGTGGAGTCCACGCTTGGTACAGAAACGCCCATGTCCACCACATCCGATGTAGAGATTGAAGTTGATATTCCAAACGAGCTGGTCGATGCGGCCAATAACAACAGTATTAATAGTAGTGCCAACTGTGATACTAATCTCGACAATGAGGAtcggacagcagcagctgctgtggtTGAGCCCGAAGCTGTGGCTTTGAAAAGAGAGCCTGTCTTTAGCTTGCCCACATTGCAATTGGATACGTCGCAGGCAAATGGCGCcgaacaaatacaaaaaattggACATAATCCGTTTATAATCAAACGTTATATGCAACTGTCGGTCATGATACCACTTAAATCTCACCTGTCGCTGCTGCGCAACGAGGTTCTGCGCATATTCCACGAGCAACACGTTTTCGAGCATTTTTGCCAGCTACGCAAATATTTCTTCTTGCTAGATGGCGAATTTGGCACACTGCTTATTGTGGGAATCCTGGAGCAAATCGAATCTGGCGTTGTGCCGCACAGCTTATGCCAAAAGGGTGTACTCGACGCCATACTCAACAATGCGCTCATCAACAGAGCGGCCGATGGAACTGGTGCAGCTGTGGTTGCCGATAATCTCGCTTTAAATTGCACGAATATACCGGAGGCGTTTGATCTAATGGACATCAATGTCCTGTCCATATTTAAGCTTGATTGCAAAATGGAATGGCCCCTGAATCTGGTATTCAGCGGGGAAACCATGGACAAGTATGCGCAAATATTCTCACACTTGATAAAGCTGCGACACGTCAGCTTCATAATGGAGCGTGCCTATCTGGACTTTCAGCAATCGTCCAGGCTGCACGGTCGCCCATTGCAGCAGTCATCGCAGTACCGTCATCTGCAAATGGTGCGTCACAAGCTGTCGCATTTTGTCATCACGCTGCAGAATCATCTGGTCACAAATGCTTTGGAGGGCACGTGGAAGTCTTTTACCGATGAGCTGATCACCGTCGATTCTGTTGAAGGTCTTTACCAGCGTCACGTGGAATACCTAAAGGAGATCGCCTTCTTTTCGCTGCTCAATCGTCGCAGCGCCAAGTTTCGGGAGACCATTGACAATATACTTGTGATTGCGCTACGTTTTTGCAA AATTTTGAACTCAAAGCCGTTTGTTTTGGATGATGAACAACAGTTTGTTCATCCGCGCTACAAGCGATTGGTCTATGAAGAAGCCGAGTTTGAAAAATTCATCCGTTATGCGATCTACTTGGGCAACAAGGTTGCCGCTTCCGGTTATCAAGAGAAAATAGTTGACCTAATACGcatcataaattataataactaCTACAATGTAGCTGATAGtacgaattaa
- the LOC6622572 gene encoding uncharacterized protein, with the protein MLDDISALHISTARSTYNMDTTSDADACSMSSLESESDLSLAFEPGEPADCDELPAFEIRAFSPHGRTPSPIDDLNMSDIETPKQEPAQQRSPGRQNNPEFVALHEINAQISAPSDNANDSTSAISRANSLETIFEGVFLHTPPREKLNKSAGCGSNSNSATRFTPKRSRANLMELVAMNRLNLDGKENQSPCNQLQDEPT; encoded by the exons ATGCTTGACGATATCTCGGCATTGCATATAAGTACAGCACGCTCAACGTATAACATGGACACAACATCGGATGCTGATGCG TGCTCGATGTCCTCGCTGGAGAGCGAAAGTGACTTGTCGCTGGCCTTTGAACCGGGCGAACCGGCCGACTGTGATGAGCTGCCCGCTTTCGAAATACGTGCCTTCTCGCCACATGGTCGTACGCCATCTCCCATTGATGACTTAAATATGTCGGACATTGAAACGCCAAAACAGGAGCCGGCACAGCAGCGCAGTCCTGGCCGCCAGAACAACCCAGAGTTTGTGGCGTTGCATGAGATCAATGCACAGATCAGCGCGCCCAGCGACAATGCAAATGATTCAACAAGTGCCATCAGTCGTGCCAACAGTTTGGAAACTATTTTTGAGGGCGTATTTCTGCATACCCCGCCGCGTGAGAAGCTTAACAAAAGCGCTGGTTGCGGCTCCAATTCAAACTCTGCCACTCGTTTCACGCCGAAACGCAGTCGGGCTAACCTAATGGAACTGGTGGCCATGAATCGCCTGAACCTGGACGGCAAGGAAAATCAGTCGCCATGCAACCAACTACAAGATGAACCCACCTAG
- the LOC6622563 gene encoding uncharacterized protein has protein sequence MSSAGNAAEQAENMTRWFNEKLSIREESNNNNSNNCNANKYIAPAAAAMPKMCPSSTNNNQTKEYNEICKKAQAGHKIMIIMRGPPGSGKSTMAKTLLQQIHLLEQHSITDFVHSSDDYFLTTRGYQFNPNLLPEAHDWNKQRVKRKAVAGWSPIIVDNTNIMVWEMQPYVQIAVQHGYLLELLEPQTSWRNSATELAKRNVHQVPKDNIKRMLDRYEKTSVAELIGLLKETKYTVSLPQLRSKPPLPALPAPATPALQSDISSALSNSQSDGFKLNVNAQTWMPYEQNVNSYWAQTNDQPMPATVASVAATGESSLLDLLRDEQPTETTNPTGATSSSTDTSNKALQRHSLNCPNEAAGFVALRQIYPNKQLVGLWDLYVKCNGDVDWAVDILIKEDELTADAADYAEEALPLESEEFRCDCSSSSNKLQLQTSAVPAAPPTPAVHKSQAKPQRQPRTRRNAGLGYANRELQLQIENSFVLGDDQYSEHTRKIRDIRNGCLDQPLPPVEPAPMAATDEDDDDSEDNALLEMDLGKNFIEQLRSNFQWEGELLPVEPEALPTKVFVPYSLAKQLYMLWMEAVHNQVEEQRQQTLRDDEQFARLLKHPKYAECSESPGNVNELLDMELAWSIYNSEQQAAKQATQYKPNDIATHLTKMKLCEKFPEIPSDTVLQVFEATDNNYVKTVEVLDSNVQSELTSAELYEQAQRENEKLNQQEQQQQPPTKAPSPRSVGNVKLQSPQLHEEAKCAALRDFEETRNLAAHHAQLRAECNLKAKQAIQQGNGSVALYYSEIAQLHKKKIDVFNHRAANCIMEVHKHTQNNPDLLDLHYLHTIEAVSSLDLFLDRHISVLRNSTRVYKHVFIITGRGLHSANGVSTIKKNVKARLQERRLRWQEVNPGLLRVKVFSASRHSKNF, from the exons ATGTCTTCGGCGGGAAATGCTGCTGAGCAAGCAGAAAATATGACGCGCTGGTTTAACGAGAAACTGTCCATAAGAGaagagagcaacaacaacaacagcaacaattgtaacgcaaacaaatacattgcgccagcagcagcggccatGCCAAAGATGTGTCCCagcagcacaaacaacaaccaaaCCAAGGAATATaatgaaatatgtaaaaagGCTCAAGCTGGCCACAAGATTATGATAATTATGCGCGGTCCACCGGGCAGCGGCAAGTCCACAATGGCCAAAACACTGCTacaacaaattcatttgcTGGAACAGCATTCGATTACGGATTTTGTGCACAGCAGCGACGATTACTTTCTCACGACGCGTGGATACCAATTTAATCCGAATCTGTTGCCAGAAGCTCACGACTGGAATAAACAACGGGTAAAGCGCAAAGCCGTCGCTGGCTGGAGTCCCATCATTGTGGACAACACGAATATAATGGTATGGGAGATGCAGCCCTATGTACAGATTGCCGTGCAGCATGGTTACCTTTTGGAGCTGCTTGAGCCCCAAACGAGCTGGCGCAATTCAGCCACAGAGCTGGCCAAGCGGAATGTCCACCAGGTGCCAAAGGACAATATAAAACGCATGCTGGATCGCTACGAGAAGACCAGCGTTGCCGAGCTAATTGGg TTGCTTAAAGAAACAAAGTACACGGTGTCCTTGCCGCAGTTGCGCTCAAAGCCGCCTTTGCCAGCGTTGCCGGCACCTGCCACACCTGCGCTGCAATCGGACATCTCCAGTGCgctgtcaaattcccaatcgGATGGATTTAAGCTGAATGTGAATGCTCAAACCTGGATGCCGTATGAGCAAAATGTGAACAGCTACTGGGCGCAGACGAACGACCAGCCGAtgccagcaacagttgccagcGTTGCGGCAACAGGTGAAAGTTCGTTGTTAGATTTGTTGCGAGATGAGCAACCAACCGAAACGACAAATCCAACTGGTGccacatcatcatcaacagatACCAGCAACAAGGCCTTGCAGCGTCACAGCTTAAACTGCCCGAACGAGGCGGCTGGCTTTGTGGCACTCCGTCAAATATATCCGAACAAGCAGTTGGTAGGCCTCTGGGATTTGTATGTGAAATGCAACGGTGATGTGGATTGGGCAGTCGATATATTAATCAAAGAGGATGAGCTCACAGCAGACGCCGCCGACTATGCTGAGGAAGCGTTGCCCCTGGAAAGCGAAGAATTTCGATGCGATtgtagcagtagcagcaacaagttgcaattgcaaacaTCAGCTGTGCCGGCTGCTCCACCCACACCAGCTGTTCATAAAAGCCAAGCTAAGCCACAGCGTCAGCCGCGCACTAGACGCAACGCTGGCCTTGGTTACGCGAACCGGGAACTGCAGCTACAGATTGAGAACAGTTTTGTTTTGGGCGATGATCAGTACTCGGAGCATACGCGCAAAATACGCGACATACGCAATGGTTGTTTAGATCAACCGTTGCCCCCAGTTGAGCCGGCACCAATGGCTGCTACTGATGAGGACGATGATGATTCGGAGGATAATGCACTACTCGAAATGGATCTGGGTAAAAACTTTATTGAACAACTCCGCAGCAACTTTCAGTGGGAGGGTGAATTGCTGCCCGTAGAACCAGAGGCGTTGCCCACAAAAGTGTTTGTGCCGTACAGCCTGGCCAAGCAATTGTACATGCTTTGGATGGAAGCGGTGCACAATCAAGTTGAAGAACAGCGTCAACAAACCCTGCGCGATGATGAGCAATTCGCACGTCTGCTCAAGCATCCCAAATACGCTGAGTGCAGCGAATCGCCCGGCAACGTCAACGAGCTGCTCGATATGGAGCTGGCCTGGAGCATCTACAACAGTGAACAACAGGCGGCCAAGCAGGCAACCCAATACAAGCCCAATGATATTGCCACGCATTTGACTAAAATGAAGCTGTGCGAGAAATTTCCCGAAATACCCAGCGATACCGTGCTGCAGGTCTTTGAAGCTACTGACAACAATTATGTGAAGACCGTTGAGGTACTGGACAGCAATGTGCAGAGCGAATTAACCAGCGCTGAGCTTTACGAACAGGCGCAGCGCGAAAACGAAAAG CTTAAtcaacaagagcaacagcaacagcctcCAACTAAGGCGCCCAGTCCACGTTCCGTAGGAAACGTCAAGTTGCAATCGCCACAATTGCACGAGGAGGCGAAATGTGCAGCATTGCGAGACTTTGAGGAGACACGTAATCTGGCCGCCCATCATGCCCAATTGAGAGCCGAGTGCAATTTGAAAGCCAAGCAGGCGATACAGCAGGGCAATGGTAGCGTGGCGCTGTACTATTCGGAGATTGCGCAGCTGCATAAGAAGAAGATCGATGTATTCAATCATCGTGCGGCCAACTGCATCATGGAAGTACACAAGCATACGCAAAACAATCCGGATTTGCTAGATCTACACTATTTGCATACCATAGAGGCGGTTAGCAGTCTCGACTTGTTCCTGGATCGCCATATAAGTGTGCTGCGCAACAGCACGCGAGTGTATAAGCATGTTTTTATCATTACGGGTCGGGGACTACATAGCGCAAATGGTGTTTCGACCATCAAGAAAAATGTGAAGGCTCGACTACAGGAGCGACGTTTGCG CTGGCAAGAGGTTAATCCGGGTCTGCTTCGTGTCAAAGTTTTTTCTGCGTCGCGTCACTCCAAAAACTTTTGA
- the Dbp80 gene encoding DEAD-box helicase Dbp80 — protein sequence MTDWVKIAEDQEVPKLKINLNADEPAATTAASKDNEPDVADPAETSLLIKILGKGLVNTNQSLDIQQKNPNSPLHSVKTFEALHLKPELLKGIYAMGFNTPSKIQETALPTLLADPPQNMIAQSQSGTGKTAAFVLAMLSRVNVALDHPQVLCLSPTYELAIQTGEVAARMGQFCPDIKLRFAVRGEEIDRNSKITEHILIGTPGKMLDWGLKMRLFDMKKVRVFVLDEADVMIATQGHHDQCIRIHKMLSSQCQMLFFSATYDKEVMDFARLIVSEPTIIRLMREEESLDNIKQYYVNCKNEDGKYNAIQNIYGCISIGQAIIFCHTRKTAAWLAAKMTADGHSVAVLSGDLTVEQRLAVLDRFRSGQEKVLITTNVLSRGIDIEQVTIVVNFDLPVDLRGNADCETYLHRIGRTGRFGKSGIAINLIDGEKSMAVCRTIEKHFQKDITYLNTDNADDIEKIGN from the exons ATGACCGACTGGGTTAAAATTGCTGAAGACCAAGAGGTAccgaaattgaaaattaaccTAAATGCAGATGAACCGGCggcgacaacagcagccagcaagGACAATGAACCGGATGTTGCGGACCCAGCGGAAACCAGTCTTCTTATTAAGATATTGGGAAAGGGTTTGGTTAACACCAACCAGTCATTGGACATTCAACAAAAGAATCCGAACTCGCCATTGCATTCAGTTAAAACGTTCGAGGCACTGCATCTAAAACCGGAACTACTGAAGGGCATTTACGCCATGGGCTTCAATACGCCATCGAAAATTCAAGAAACTGCATTGCCAACACTCCTTGCAGATCCGCCGCAAAATATGATAGCACAAAGCCAATCTGGCACGGGAAAAACCGCAGCATTTGTTTTGGCAATGCTCAGTCGCGTTAACGTCGCCTTGGACCATCCTCAGGTTTTGTGCCTGTCGCCCACTTATGAGCTCGCGATTCAAACTGGGGAAGTGGCCGCACGCATGGGTCAATTTTGTCCGGATATAAAGCTGAGATTTGCTGTTCGCGGTGAAGAAA TTGACCGGAACTCAAAGATTACAGAACACATTTTAATTGGAACGCCTGGTAAAATGTTGGATTGGGGTCTCAAAATGCGCCTGTTCGATATGAAAAAAGTTCGTGTTTTTGTATTGGATGAAGCCGACGTTATGATTGCAACGCAAGGACATCACGATCAATGCATCCGAATTCATAAAATGCTCAGTTCACAGTGTCAAATGCTATTTTTCTCGGCAACTTATGACAAGGAGGTTATGGACTTTGCTCGTCTGATTGTGTCTGAGCCAACCATAATTCGATTGATGCGTGAGGAGGAATCTCTCGATAACATAAAACAATATTATGTTAATTGCAAAAACGAAGATGGCAAATACAATGCAATCCAGAATATCTATGGTTGCATTAGCATCGGCCAGGCTATAATATTTTGTCATACACGCAAAACAGCTGCATGGCTGGCAGCTAAAATGACTGCCGATGGCCATTCCGTAGCCGTTCTTTCTGGCGACCTGACCGTTGAGCAGAGACTCGCTGTACTGGATCGTTTTAGGTCCGGACAGGAGAAGGTTCTCATCACCACGAATGTCCTGTCGCGCGGCATTGACATCGAACAAGttacaattgttgttaatttcGATCTGCCTGTTGATCTGCGCGGCAATGCTGATTGTGAAACATATTTACATCGTATTGGTCGGACTGGTCGATTTGGAAAGTCCGGAATTGCTATAAATCTGATAGACGGTGAGAAAAGCATGGCAGTGTGTCGCACAATCGAGAAGCACTTTCAAAAGGATATTACTTATTTGAACACCGATAATGCGGATGATATTGAAAAGATTGGCAACTAA
- the LOC6622058 gene encoding dnaJ protein homolog 1 — protein sequence MGKNYYQILGINRTANDDEIKKGYKRMALKYHPDKNDHPQAAERFQEIAAAFEVLSNKEKRLIYDQYGEEGLKNGVEQTTFAQPTADMLCAVGGTVLFAFAAFKTFQYFTKKKDPKNDSDSSSE from the coding sequence ATGGGCAAGAACTATTATCAGATTTTAGGCATTAACAGGACGGCAAACGATGATGAAATCAAAAAAGGTTATAAGCGAATGGCCCTTAAGTATCATCCAGATAAGAACGACCACCCACAGGCTGCGGAACGTTTCCAAGAGATTGCCGCTGCATTCGAGGTACTGTCAAACAAGGAAAAACGCCTGATATATGACCAATATGGAGAAGAAGGCCTTAAAAACGGCGTTGAGCAAACGACTTTTGCACAACCAACAGCGGACATGCTGTGTGCCGTTGGGGGGACTGTTTTGTTTGCCTTCGCTGCGTTCAAGACATTCcaatatttcacaaaaaaaaaggatccAAAAAACGACAGTGACTCGTCTTCGGAATGA